One window of the Candidatus Chryseobacterium colombiense genome contains the following:
- a CDS encoding HAMP domain-containing sensor histidine kinase — protein MFNKVVTNQTKTMVLLMLVFTAIILLFSGLVYFSIVNFSHQRFYELLKIRTTTIVQIEKSKDDLDLPENYILNSLNDEELPMERDYVFAIPADSNYKKISQEVHIPDYFFKSIARDGEANYNDKEFYYIGQTFRHDDKNYIAIASAKNHYVVYYLGFLKRTLITCIVLSLFFSMIFSFYLSKTLFRPILKITGKVKEISSENLHLRLEPQPDNKELNELVETFNDMLNRIETSFETQNHLIGNVSHELRTPLTSIMGEADVALSISRTNDEYKETLGIILDEAEKLDKKIKALLMIAQTGFDGKIQKMDKVRMDQLLWDVIETLRRIDSRNNIYLDISMLPDNPKKLKVQGNEQLLHLAVTNIIQNGCKYSNFQQVKVSLGATDADVYIIIKDNGIGIPEEEMNKIYDPFFRASNTQNYEGYGIGLPLARNIVRMHHGELIVSSHENQGTTVQLRFPNFYSMLKEEKLD, from the coding sequence ATGTTTAATAAAGTTGTCACCAATCAAACCAAGACCATGGTTCTTCTGATGTTGGTTTTTACCGCCATCATATTGTTGTTCAGTGGATTGGTGTATTTTTCAATTGTCAACTTTTCGCATCAGAGGTTTTATGAATTATTAAAGATCCGGACTACCACTATTGTTCAGATTGAAAAAAGTAAAGACGATCTCGATCTTCCCGAAAATTATATTTTAAACAGTTTAAATGATGAAGAGCTTCCGATGGAACGCGATTATGTATTTGCGATTCCTGCGGATTCAAACTATAAAAAAATCTCACAGGAAGTTCATATTCCTGATTATTTTTTCAAGAGTATTGCGAGAGATGGGGAAGCGAATTATAACGATAAAGAATTCTACTATATCGGTCAGACTTTCAGGCATGATGATAAAAACTATATTGCGATAGCTTCGGCCAAAAATCATTATGTAGTTTACTATCTGGGCTTTCTGAAAAGAACTTTGATTACCTGTATTGTACTTTCGCTGTTCTTTAGCATGATCTTCTCTTTTTATTTATCTAAAACCTTATTCAGGCCTATTTTGAAAATCACCGGAAAGGTAAAGGAAATAAGTTCTGAAAATCTTCATCTGCGTCTTGAACCACAACCGGACAATAAAGAATTGAACGAATTGGTGGAAACATTTAACGATATGCTGAACCGTATCGAAACTTCTTTTGAAACTCAAAATCACCTGATCGGAAATGTTTCCCATGAGCTGAGAACGCCTCTTACCTCCATTATGGGAGAAGCAGATGTTGCGCTTTCGATTTCCAGAACCAACGATGAATATAAAGAAACGTTAGGAATTATCCTTGATGAAGCCGAAAAACTGGACAAGAAAATCAAAGCTCTGCTGATGATTGCCCAAACCGGTTTTGACGGGAAGATTCAGAAGATGGATAAGGTAAGAATGGATCAGTTGCTTTGGGATGTCATTGAAACATTGCGAAGAATTGATTCAAGAAATAATATCTATCTGGACATCAGTATGTTGCCTGATAATCCTAAGAAATTGAAAGTTCAGGGTAATGAACAGCTTCTGCATCTTGCAGTTACGAATATTATTCAGAACGGGTGTAAATATTCTAATTTTCAACAGGTTAAAGTTTCATTGGGAGCGACGGATGCAGATGTTTATATCATTATAAAAGACAATGGAATCGGGATTCCTGAAGAGGAAATGAATAAAATTTATGATCCCTTTTTCCGGGCTTCCAATACCCAAAACTACGAAGGATACGGAATTGGTCTTCCTTTGGCGAGAAATATTGTGAGAATGCATCATGGTGAATTGATTGTGAGCTCTCATGAAAATCAGGGAACAACAGTGCAGTTGCGCTTCCCGAATTTTTACAGTATGCTGAAAGAGGAAAAGCTAGATTAA
- a CDS encoding response regulator transcription factor → MKKIILIEDETSVVSFIKKGLQENGYEVSVAFDGRTGVQLVQSSDFDLVILDIMLPEMNGLDVCKEIRKTNQHVPILFLTALGTSENIVLGLESGGDDYLVKPFKFIELVARVKSLLRRSNNGSAPEIIEPEPDNEYVFQFSDLILNDYTKKVTRGGEEISLTSTEYKLLLYFLNNPEKVISRTEVLEAVWGVNYELGTNVVDVYVNYLRKKLDNQEDNKLIHTVIGMGYVLKKS, encoded by the coding sequence ATGAAAAAAATTATCCTCATCGAAGACGAAACCAGTGTGGTGTCTTTTATTAAAAAAGGACTTCAGGAAAACGGATATGAAGTTTCTGTCGCTTTTGATGGGCGTACCGGTGTACAGTTGGTTCAGTCAAGCGACTTCGATTTGGTAATCCTGGATATTATGTTGCCGGAAATGAATGGACTGGATGTCTGTAAGGAAATCCGAAAAACGAATCAGCATGTCCCGATTTTGTTTTTGACGGCATTGGGAACATCGGAAAATATCGTATTGGGCTTAGAGAGTGGTGGAGATGATTATTTAGTTAAACCATTCAAATTCATTGAATTGGTCGCTCGTGTAAAGTCTTTACTGAGAAGAAGTAATAATGGAAGTGCGCCGGAAATTATTGAGCCTGAACCTGATAATGAATATGTTTTTCAGTTTTCAGATTTAATTCTTAATGATTATACCAAGAAAGTTACGCGTGGGGGTGAGGAAATTTCACTGACTTCAACGGAGTACAAATTATTGCTGTACTTTTTAAACAACCCTGAAAAAGTAATTTCCAGAACAGAAGTTTTGGAAGCAGTTTGGGGGGTAAATTACGAGCTGGGAACCAATGTTGTTGATGTTTACGTGAATTATCTAAGAAAAAAACTGGATAATCAGGAAGATAACAAATTGATTCATACGGTCATAGGAATGGGTTATGTATTGAAAAAATCTTAA
- a CDS encoding GNAT family N-acetyltransferase, with protein sequence MDNNNEVKIVEYDPKYQQDFRDLNEEWISKFFKMEASDYKMLDHPEEYIINKGGHIVFALLNNEVVGTCALIKTSDEPLIFELAKMAVSPKAQGKKIGYLIGQELIDKAKQLKAKEVFLETNSSLIPAIKLYEKLGFQHIPVIDSPYERADTKMLLDFSF encoded by the coding sequence ATGGACAATAATAATGAAGTGAAAATTGTTGAATATGATCCTAAATATCAACAGGATTTCAGGGATTTAAATGAAGAATGGATCAGCAAATTTTTCAAAATGGAAGCAAGCGATTATAAAATGCTTGATCATCCTGAAGAATATATCATCAATAAAGGCGGACATATTGTTTTTGCACTTTTAAATAATGAGGTTGTAGGAACATGTGCACTGATAAAGACTTCCGATGAGCCGTTGATTTTTGAACTGGCAAAAATGGCGGTCAGTCCGAAAGCTCAGGGGAAAAAGATTGGCTATTTAATAGGGCAGGAACTGATTGATAAGGCTAAACAATTAAAAGCTAAAGAAGTTTTTCTTGAAACGAATTCTTCCCTGATTCCTGCAATTAAACTTTACGAAAAATTAGGCTTTCAGCATATTCCGGTAATAGATTCTCCTTATGAGAGAGCTGATACGAAGATGTTGCTGGATTTTAGTTTTTAG
- a CDS encoding PLP-dependent aminotransferase family protein gives MAKDVLYLKIAKSVTEQIKSETLQFGDRLPSLRSAQKLYNVSLNTVKQAYMELESRSLVESRPKYGYFVSQTSQRKLALPSVAKMKVSESQKAPEDLIDKVFGTIAGTDVTQFALGIPGKSFLPLAKLKKSMVNVIKSKNDSGTDYEPVQGSEHLRREIAKWAMVLEGKITEDDLVTTSGAMNAVYNCLMAVTKPGDWVAVESPVYFGILQAIQLLGLKVVEIPTHPVLGVDLEALKKVLPKLSACCFVTNFNNPLGFQMPDENKRELVRLITEYNVPLIEDDIYGNVYFGAERPKPCKFYDEAGLVMWIGSVTKVLAPGYRIGWVAPGKFKDKIIRQKLVQTVCSPSLYSDVIADFLEHGRYDHHLRMFRKKLYSNYLQIQKSVAAYFPDNTKISDPKGGFMLWLELDKRICTEDLYDEAFSQKINFAPGRMFSQYNQYQNCLRLNYAMEWTDRVESDLEKLGKMIKNRF, from the coding sequence ATGGCTAAAGATGTTCTATACCTTAAGATCGCAAAATCTGTCACAGAGCAGATCAAAAGTGAAACTTTACAATTCGGGGACAGGCTTCCTTCATTGAGGAGTGCACAAAAACTATATAACGTAAGTCTGAACACGGTAAAGCAGGCTTATATGGAACTTGAAAGCCGTTCTTTGGTGGAATCCCGTCCGAAATACGGCTATTTTGTGAGTCAGACTTCACAACGAAAACTGGCGCTTCCTTCAGTTGCAAAAATGAAGGTTTCAGAATCTCAGAAAGCTCCCGAAGATCTTATTGATAAGGTTTTCGGAACGATTGCCGGAACGGATGTTACGCAGTTTGCCTTGGGGATTCCCGGAAAAAGTTTTCTTCCGCTAGCTAAGCTGAAAAAATCAATGGTAAATGTCATTAAAAGTAAAAATGACAGCGGAACAGATTATGAACCGGTTCAGGGGAGTGAACATCTTCGTCGTGAAATTGCGAAGTGGGCGATGGTTTTGGAAGGAAAAATTACAGAAGATGATCTTGTCACTACTTCAGGGGCGATGAATGCTGTGTATAACTGTCTGATGGCGGTTACTAAACCTGGTGACTGGGTGGCTGTGGAAAGTCCTGTTTATTTCGGGATTTTGCAGGCAATTCAATTGTTGGGATTAAAGGTTGTGGAAATTCCGACCCATCCTGTTCTGGGAGTTGATCTTGAGGCCTTAAAAAAAGTACTTCCAAAATTATCTGCATGCTGTTTTGTGACGAATTTTAATAATCCGTTAGGTTTTCAGATGCCGGATGAGAATAAAAGAGAATTGGTGAGACTGATTACAGAATATAATGTACCACTGATAGAAGATGACATTTATGGAAATGTTTATTTCGGTGCAGAAAGACCTAAGCCTTGTAAGTTTTATGATGAAGCAGGTCTGGTCATGTGGATTGGCTCTGTCACTAAGGTCTTAGCCCCCGGATATAGAATAGGCTGGGTTGCTCCGGGGAAATTCAAGGATAAAATTATCCGTCAGAAGCTGGTTCAAACAGTTTGTAGTCCCTCGCTGTATTCAGATGTGATTGCGGATTTTCTGGAACATGGCCGTTATGATCATCATTTGAGAATGTTCAGGAAGAAGTTATATTCAAATTATCTTCAGATCCAAAAATCAGTTGCGGCTTATTTTCCTGATAACACTAAAATATCTGATCCGAAAGGAGGTTTTATGCTCTGGCTTGAACTCGATAAAAGAATTTGTACGGAAGATCTGTATGATGAAGCTTTCAGTCAGAAAATCAATTTTGCTCCGGGAAGAATGTTTTCGCAATATAATCAGTATCAGAATTGTTTGCGCCTGAACTATGCCATGGAATGGACGGATCGTGTGGAAAGTGACCTTGAAAAATTGGGGAAAATGATAAAAAACAGATTTTAA
- a CDS encoding DUF3127 domain-containing protein has translation MELQGTIKKLFDAQTFASGFQKREMVILTQEQYPQPINIEFLSDKISLLDNLKEGENVKVGINIRGREWVSPQGETKYFNSITGWKVEKVFDNGSEPTQAAPSHSAAPVSNENPFAGDDDDDLPF, from the coding sequence ATGGAATTACAAGGAACGATAAAGAAACTTTTTGATGCTCAGACGTTTGCGAGCGGGTTTCAAAAGAGAGAAATGGTTATTTTAACTCAGGAACAATATCCACAGCCTATTAACATAGAATTTCTGTCTGATAAGATCAGTTTATTAGATAACCTTAAAGAAGGAGAAAATGTAAAGGTTGGGATCAATATCAGAGGAAGAGAATGGGTTTCTCCTCAGGGTGAGACAAAATACTTCAACTCTATTACAGGATGGAAAGTAGAAAAAGTTTTTGACAACGGTTCTGAGCCTACACAGGCTGCACCTTCTCATTCTGCAGCTCCGGTTTCAAATGAAAATCCTTTTGCTGGAGATGACGATGATGATTTACCTTTTTAA
- the aat gene encoding leucyl/phenylalanyl-tRNA--protein transferase, with protein sequence MIRLDENEISFPDPELYDGHEGVIAFGGDLSIERIWFAYQLGIFPWYNPDEEILWWCPDPRFVLFPEELKVSKSMRKILNRDVFTFSENQNFREVIKNCQEISRIGQTGTWLSDELMNTFIQLHEYGLAKSIEVWQNEELVGGFYGLQIGNVFCGESMFAKASNASKAGFIHFIETNTNLELIDCQSHTEHLESLGAKMIPKKEFLKILHQNNERR encoded by the coding sequence ATGATTCGACTAGACGAAAATGAGATTTCATTTCCCGACCCTGAACTCTATGATGGGCATGAGGGTGTTATTGCTTTTGGCGGAGATCTGTCCATAGAACGGATCTGGTTTGCCTATCAGCTGGGAATTTTTCCATGGTATAACCCCGACGAAGAAATTCTTTGGTGGTGTCCCGATCCCAGATTTGTTTTGTTTCCTGAAGAGCTAAAGGTTTCGAAATCAATGAGGAAAATACTGAACCGTGACGTTTTTACATTTTCGGAGAATCAGAATTTCAGAGAAGTTATCAAAAACTGTCAGGAAATAAGCAGAATAGGACAAACAGGAACATGGCTCTCAGATGAACTGATGAATACTTTTATTCAGCTGCATGAATATGGTTTGGCAAAAAGTATTGAAGTCTGGCAAAATGAGGAATTAGTCGGAGGATTTTATGGTCTTCAGATCGGAAATGTCTTCTGTGGTGAAAGTATGTTTGCCAAAGCAAGCAACGCTTCAAAAGCCGGATTTATTCATTTTATTGAAACCAATACAAATTTAGAGTTAATTGACTGTCAGTCTCATACAGAACATCTTGAAAGCCTGGGAGCGAAAATGATTCCGAAAAAAGAGTTTTTAAAAATATTACACCAAAACAATGAACGCAGATAG
- a CDS encoding DMT family transporter: MNADREKWILLMVLSIIWGSSFILIKKSLEHFSPYQVGALRVLIAGIILMPIAISKYKLFPKKHLKWLILAAFTGNFIPMFLFPIAETEVSSSIAGIINSMMPIFVIIVGALVWKFQTTKQQIFGTLISFTGVCLLAFGGDGEGGKFKLIPILLLLLATLCYAMSTTTVKSKLMEVSSTVLSAFVFSFVLFFPSIIALTFTGFFSTFSFNESNLTGLMFVSLLSIFGTGLAMMMNYRLLKVSSPLFASTVTLLMPIVAIIWGFLDGEKLNTLQFVGAAIIIAGLIFLRTKPNVIKK, encoded by the coding sequence ATGAACGCAGATAGAGAGAAATGGATACTTCTGATGGTATTAAGTATCATTTGGGGATCTTCTTTTATTTTAATAAAAAAATCTTTAGAACATTTCAGTCCGTATCAGGTCGGAGCTTTAAGAGTTTTGATAGCCGGAATTATTTTAATGCCTATTGCGATTTCAAAATATAAGCTATTTCCGAAGAAACATTTAAAATGGTTGATTTTAGCCGCATTTACCGGAAATTTTATTCCGATGTTTTTATTTCCTATCGCAGAAACTGAAGTAAGCAGCAGCATTGCGGGAATTATTAATTCCATGATGCCTATTTTTGTAATTATTGTGGGCGCTTTGGTTTGGAAATTTCAAACGACTAAACAGCAGATTTTCGGAACATTAATCAGTTTTACAGGAGTTTGTTTACTGGCTTTTGGAGGAGACGGTGAAGGCGGGAAATTTAAACTGATTCCAATTTTACTTTTATTATTGGCTACCTTATGCTATGCAATGAGCACCACAACAGTAAAATCTAAGCTCATGGAGGTTTCTTCTACCGTTTTATCTGCTTTTGTATTCTCTTTTGTATTATTTTTTCCATCTATTATTGCCTTAACTTTTACAGGATTTTTTTCAACATTTAGTTTTAATGAAAGCAATTTAACGGGACTGATGTTCGTAAGTCTGTTATCCATTTTCGGAACCGGATTGGCCATGATGATGAATTATCGCCTTTTAAAAGTTTCCTCGCCTTTATTTGCTTCTACAGTTACTCTACTGATGCCAATTGTAGCAATTATCTGGGGCTTTTTAGATGGTGAAAAGTTAAATACCCTGCAGTTTGTTGGCGCAGCAATCATTATTGCCGGATTGATCTTTTTAAGAACCAAGCCTAACGTTATAAAAAAATAA
- a CDS encoding tetratricopeptide repeat protein: protein MEEYFGNELVKKFEEMMENNDEFYFDTEELEDIIVYYLELGDFNYADTAVNYGLKLHPNSLDIKIKKLEILLEWEEYTAAKELIDELKGSSMENTDFLVCYAKYYSNLGNPRRSIEICKKALELKEEENFLHNFIADEYVNLGDPFNALKHYKKALKEDPTDEYSLENCMVCFADLNKNEEAIAFLNEYLDEFAYSEVAWFEYGQFYFNRKNYEEAIKGYDYLLAINSSSVGVYANKAACYEALGQYKKSIEVYEEMLELEYTKAFTFYKIGLCYKALKQPIMALNSFQKSLREDPQFYLAMMEQSYLYEEMGGMTEALHFAKEATHLNENNLDYQKRLAFLFIDSGKFEESLYCLKKLVDAEPSRFYNWYAYSEVLMLLGEYEEAITVLNKALKSHHRAELYYQLSNCYFNLKDHEKGGESLQFALELDPSLVTDMQKKYPFIKDEVKKAKAKVKKKNSEG from the coding sequence TTGGAAGAATATTTTGGAAATGAACTTGTAAAAAAGTTCGAGGAAATGATGGAAAACAATGACGAATTCTACTTTGATACTGAAGAGTTAGAAGATATTATTGTTTACTATTTGGAGCTGGGAGACTTTAATTATGCAGATACTGCAGTTAATTATGGTCTGAAGCTTCACCCCAATTCTTTAGATATCAAGATCAAAAAGCTTGAAATTCTATTGGAATGGGAAGAATATACCGCGGCAAAGGAGCTTATTGATGAGTTGAAGGGTTCTTCTATGGAAAACACCGACTTTTTGGTTTGCTACGCCAAGTATTATTCAAATTTAGGAAACCCTAGAAGATCTATCGAAATATGTAAAAAAGCTTTGGAACTGAAAGAAGAAGAAAACTTCCTTCACAATTTCATTGCAGATGAATATGTGAATCTGGGAGATCCTTTTAATGCCCTTAAGCACTATAAAAAAGCCCTTAAAGAAGATCCTACGGACGAATACTCGCTAGAAAACTGTATGGTTTGCTTTGCCGATTTAAATAAAAATGAAGAAGCCATTGCGTTTCTTAATGAATATTTAGATGAATTTGCTTATTCAGAAGTGGCGTGGTTCGAATACGGGCAATTTTACTTCAACAGAAAGAATTATGAAGAAGCCATAAAAGGATATGACTATTTACTGGCAATCAATTCTAGTTCTGTGGGAGTATATGCGAATAAAGCCGCTTGTTATGAAGCATTGGGGCAATATAAAAAGTCAATTGAAGTTTATGAAGAAATGCTGGAACTGGAATATACGAAGGCATTTACCTTTTATAAAATAGGACTTTGTTACAAAGCCTTAAAGCAGCCTATAATGGCACTCAATTCTTTTCAGAAATCGTTGAGAGAAGATCCTCAGTTTTATCTTGCTATGATGGAGCAGTCCTATCTTTACGAAGAAATGGGCGGAATGACAGAAGCATTGCATTTTGCAAAAGAGGCAACTCATCTGAATGAAAACAATCTTGACTATCAGAAGAGATTGGCATTTCTATTTATTGATTCCGGAAAGTTTGAAGAAAGTCTTTACTGTCTAAAAAAACTAGTAGATGCAGAACCTTCGAGATTTTATAATTGGTATGCGTATTCGGAGGTATTAATGCTCTTGGGAGAATATGAAGAAGCGATCACTGTTTTAAATAAAGCTTTGAAATCGCATCACAGAGCCGAATTATATTATCAGTTGAGTAATTGCTATTTCAACCTGAAAGATCATGAAAAAGGTGGCGAATCGCTTCAGTTTGCCCTTGAATTAGACCCGTCTTTGGTTACAGATATGCAGAAGAAATATCCGTTTATTAAAGATGAGGTTAAAAAAGCTAAAGCCAAAGTAAAGAAGAAAAACTCTGAAGGCTAA